The Pseudomonas viciae genomic interval ATCCGTGAAAGTCCCGGATGGTAGCAAATGCTACGGAGGGCGTCAGCCGTCGAGTTCCGAGAAGCCAGTGAGGAAATGTGGCCCGATGTAACGCTGCGGCAATTCGAACTCATCGCGATATTCCACCTGCACCAGATACAGGCCAAACGGATGCGCTGTTACGCCACCGGAGCGGCGGATACGACTTTCGAGTACTTCCTTGATCCATTCCACCGGACGCTCACCGGCGCCGATGGTCATCAGCACGCCGGCAATATTGCGCACCATGTGGTGCAGGAACGCGCTGGCACGGATGTCGAGCACGATCATCTTGCCGTGACGGGTCACGCGCAGATGATGCAGCTCCTTGATCGGCGACTTGGCCTGGCACTGACCGGCGCGGAAGGCGCTGAAATCGTGGACCCCGACCAGGTATTGCGCGGCTTCGGCCATGCGCTCGACGTCCAGCGGACGGTGGTTCCAGGTAATTTCTTCGTTGAGGTGTGCCGGGCGGATCTGATCGTTGTAGATCACGTAGCGATAACGTCGGGCGATGGCTTTGAAACGCGCGTGGAAATGCGCCGGCATCACCTTGGCCCAACTGACGCTGACGTCGTGAGGCAGGTTGATATTGGCGCCCATCACCCAAGCCTTCATCGAACGCTCGACCTGGGTGTCGAAATGCACCACCTGGCCGCAGGCATGCACGCCGGCATCGGTACGGCCGGCACAGTGCAGCGACACAGGTGAGTCGGCGACTTTGGACAGCGCATTCTCAAGGGTTTCCTGCACCGT includes:
- the truA gene encoding tRNA pseudouridine(38-40) synthase TruA, producing the protein MAADGFFRIALGVEYKGSRYRGWQRQASGVLTVQETLENALSKVADSPVSLHCAGRTDAGVHACGQVVHFDTQVERSMKAWVMGANINLPHDVSVSWAKVMPAHFHARFKAIARRYRYVIYNDQIRPAHLNEEITWNHRPLDVERMAEAAQYLVGVHDFSAFRAGQCQAKSPIKELHHLRVTRHGKMIVLDIRASAFLHHMVRNIAGVLMTIGAGERPVEWIKEVLESRIRRSGGVTAHPFGLYLVQVEYRDEFELPQRYIGPHFLTGFSELDG